The proteins below come from a single Torulaspora delbrueckii CBS 1146 chromosome 5, complete genome genomic window:
- the FSH1 gene encoding putative serine hydrolase (similar to Saccharomyces cerevisiae FSH1 (YHR049W); ancestral locus Anc_5.283), which translates to MTVTVPRLLCLHGFLQNAKVFSEKSSGIRKLLKKSNVQCDYIDGPVILDRKDLPFEMDDEKWQACLDTEVNKAWFYHSDMSSELNLDDTIKYVADHIRENGPYDGIVGFSQGAAVAAIVTNKITELVPSHPEFKVSLLISSYSFTEPDPAHEGQLRVTEKFQNAFTPKSDSKTKMLFIYGAGDQAVPATRAQYLANIYKQALQDPEQVKEFEHPGGHMVPNKKDIIRPVVDQINEALAV; encoded by the coding sequence ATGACTGTGACAGTACCTAGATTGCTGTGCTTGCACGgttttttgcaaaatgccAAGGTCTTTTCTGAGAAATCCTCTGGTATTAGGAAACTACTAAAGAAATCCAATGTCCAATGTGATTATATCGATGGTCCTGTTATTTTAGACCGTAAGGATTTGCCCTTTGAGatggatgatgagaaatGGCAAGCTTGTCTTGACACCGAGGTGAACAAGGCATGGTTTTACCATAGTGATATGTCCTCGGAGTTGAACCTCGATGACACTATTAAGTACGTCGCCGACCACATCCGTGAAAATGGACCCTACGATGGTATTGTTGGGTTTTCTCAAGgtgctgctgttgcagCGATTGTGACCAACAAGATTACTGAGCTTGTGCCTAGCCATCCGGAGTTCAAAGTCAGCTTGCTGATTTCGAGTTACTCGTTCACCGAGCCAGATCCAGCTCATGAAGGTCAATTGAGAGTCACCGAGAAGTTTCAAAACGCTTTTACCCCTAAGAGTGATAGTAAGACCAAGATGCTGTTCATCTACGGTGCAGGCGACCAAGCAGTACCAGCTACAAGAGCTCAGTACCTAGCTAATATTTACAAGCAGGCGCTACAGGACCCAGAACAAGTTAAGGAGTTCGAACACCCAGGTGGCCATATGGTTCCTAACAAAAAGGACATCATTAGACCTGTGGTGGACCAGATCAACGAAGCTTTAGCTGTATAG